A genomic segment from Pseudoxanthomonas sp. CF385 encodes:
- a CDS encoding GNAT family N-acetyltransferase, whose product MVTPLDNPFWSALDSIHGGIALRAGDVARYPADYAPFLGVATGEIRVGDALDRLVAPGESVYLLGIAPALPAGWQLKAFRPLAQMVCDAPLAPMDGPEIVPLGDAQRADVLALTALVYPHYFRARTMDMGRYFGIYRDGRLAAMIGERLGSDDHREMSAICTHPDFNGHGYARQLTTWLTNDTLAHGRQPFLHVSYENPRAQGLYERLGYRVRRDIGFWSLRRAEAASRPGTEAKA is encoded by the coding sequence ATGGTCACTCCACTCGACAATCCGTTCTGGTCCGCCCTCGATTCGATCCACGGCGGCATCGCCCTGCGCGCCGGCGACGTCGCACGCTACCCGGCCGACTACGCGCCTTTCCTGGGCGTGGCCACGGGGGAGATCCGCGTGGGCGATGCGCTCGACCGCCTGGTGGCGCCCGGCGAATCGGTGTACCTGCTCGGGATCGCACCGGCGTTGCCGGCAGGCTGGCAGCTGAAGGCGTTCCGTCCGCTCGCGCAGATGGTCTGCGACGCACCGCTCGCGCCGATGGACGGGCCGGAGATCGTGCCACTGGGCGATGCGCAACGCGCCGACGTGCTGGCCCTGACGGCGCTGGTGTATCCGCATTATTTCCGCGCGCGGACGATGGACATGGGCCGCTACTTCGGCATCTACCGCGACGGCCGCCTGGCCGCGATGATCGGCGAACGCCTGGGCAGCGACGACCATCGCGAGATGAGCGCGATCTGCACGCATCCGGACTTCAACGGCCATGGCTACGCGCGCCAGCTCACCACCTGGCTGACCAACGACACCCTCGCGCACGGACGTCAGCCGTTCCTGCACGTCAGTTACGAGAATCCGCGGGCGCAAGGGCTGTACGAACGCCTCGGCTACCGCGTGCGGCGCGACATCGGATTCTGGTCGCTCCGTCGGGCCGAGGCGGCGTCGCGGCCCGGTACCGAGGCCAAGGCATGA